One Canis lupus baileyi chromosome 1, mCanLup2.hap1, whole genome shotgun sequence genomic window, CTTCATAGTAAGTTTTACATTACTTACTATAGCTTTGTTAATAAGCTTTAAAATCAAGGTATAtgagttctccaactttgttttatttatttatttatttatttatttatttatttatttatttatttatttattttattttattttattttattttttccaactttgttttcaagattcttttggcTCTTCTGGATCCCTTtcatttctgtatgaattttgGGATAAGCTTGTCaaaaaacagaactttaaaaaatgtttattatttatttattcatgagagacacagagagaggcagagacataggcagagggagaagcaggctccatgcagggagcctgatatgggactccatcccaggactccaggatcatgagccataggcagacactcaaccactgggaccacccaggcatcccaaaagttagaattttgatagggattgccttcAATCTGTAGATCATTTGGGGAAATATTAtcatcttcacaatattaagCCTTCCACTCTATGAACAcaggatgtttttccatttacttggatttaaaaatttgtttctttcagcaatattttgtacAAGTGTTGTACTTCTTTAgacttattcctaagtattttattattttcctgttattataaacagaatttatttcttaatttcattttcagatgattcattgctagtatatagaaatacaactgattggggcatctgggtgcctcagttggtttagtgtctgcctttggctcaggtcatgatctcagggtcctgggatcaagcccattaatggagccctgctcagtgggaagtctgcttgtcccctcttctcctctctctgcccctcctccttcctctcctcctgacttgtgtcctctctctccatctcaaataagtaaataaaatcttaaaaaaaaaaaaaaaaaggaaaagtgtctttaaaaaaaaagaaatacaattgatttttatatattgaactGGCTCATTatctctaatagttttttttgtgaattctttAGCAGACTTTCTTGTcacattcctgatcttaggggacatgctttcagtttttcatgaTTAAGTATGATGCTATCTATGGGTTTTTGTAGTTGCCCTTCTTATTATTAGGTTGAGGaaattcccttttttcccctagtTTATTGAAGGCTTTTACTGTAATACTATAAAAGAACAgtgttttatcaaatgctttttttcatcTACTGAGACAATTATGTGgatttcccctttattttattaatatattgcaTTACactgattattttccatttgttgaagcaattttgcattcctggaataaattttGCTTGCTTATGATATATAATCCTTTTCCATTATTTCTTGAGagcaaaaattttacttttacttctttGTGTCCCCCAAAGCACTCAAACAGTACTGCAATTGAATCCAAAATTAATGCCAAGACATGCAATCATCATAATAGTACTATCATCTTTAACACTAACATGAGTACAAGGGGATGATAGTTTGAGCTACAATGACAGGTCCAACTGAGAAATCTCACTTTACAGAATAAGATAAAACCTAAAGACCCCTAGCCACagggaattttaaattttctaatgtcGCTGAATAATCCTTACATTCCTGGAATAGGCCTTGTTTGGTTAATATTCtctattctttatacttttttaatgttttattaagaatatagccacaagaaaagaaaattaagtgtcCAGTTTAGTGAATTCTCAAATCAAAACATCTGTTTATCTAGTGACTAGGTCAAGAGGCAGAAGCTAATCACCACCTGCATAGAGCCCCCGTCATGCCCATTTTAGTCACCCCACCACCCACCAAAGATAACCACTATCCTAACTTTTAACACTTCGGATgggttttgcctgtttttaaagcTTCATATAAAAAGTGTCATCAGGATCATTCCACTCAGCACTGTGTGaggttcatctatattgttgcaTGTAGTTATTTGTTGTGTCTTTTCCTTGGTGGATAACTTTCTGGCTTATGAATATGCCACAATTTTTAACCATTTGAATATTACTGGGCATTTGGGTAGCTTTAGTTTAGAAATATTATGAACGGTGCTATTGTGACTACATGACTATTTCTGTCATGTTTTTGATGAATGTGCCttttctcttgggtgtatacTCAGGATAGAATTACTATCCTCAGGTTTCTTACAAATATTACTTTCTATTCATTATAATGGAGAcaattatgttttcaaaatgaataCCTCAATTTGTCATGAACCTTTAAATACAACGCtataatttttctcattctagGAACATGTAATTTCTTAAGTAAAATTATTAGCATGTATGTCATACTTTATTCTGGAGTTGTCTGTAGCTACACTGACTAATGcagtagccactggccacataAGGTtattgagcacctgaaatgtgcTATAAGTTTAAAATATACCATAGATTCCAAAGGCTTAgtacaaaacaaagaaagtatAATAATATCTCATTGATAAGTTTTATAGGTGGTAATGATAGTATTTTGGATATACTGGGTTAgaacatattattaaaattaatttcacattttttaatgtggctaatagaaaattttaaattacataatgtggctcatgattatatttttattggacagTGCTGTTCTATACTTTgcaattaaataaatggataaagattgTCTTAATATTTCATATACACCTTTCTGAACATTCTTCTTGACAGAGATCATACTGTAGGCTACTTTGTACCCTCCAATCCTGGCACACCATTGCTGGCACATcctcaatatttaataaatacttcttaactgtttaataaactttattttttgcttgtaaGTTAAAATTCCACATTGTTTAGCTACATGATGATAATATTCCTAAGAGAACAAGAAAAGATGGCAAAAGTCTGTATAGAAACTGAAAgagggtctgggtggctcagtggctgaacatctgccttcagcttaggtcatgatccctgggtcctgggacggagtcctgcatcaggctccccacagggagcctgcttctccctctgcctttatctctgcctctgtctgtgtgtctctcatgaataaataaataaaatcttaaaaaaaaaaactgaaagtgtAGAAATTGGGTATGAAAAAtatctccaataaaaaaaattttaaaaagaaaaatattaaatggcaaaaaatttaatatttttcatcaaaaaacTTTCTTGAATTGTAATTCTTTATAGATTCACATGAAGTTGTTATGCTTAGTGTAGCATATGTATATAAGCAAAGTATTTTCAAAGACtgaatccatttatatatatattttatattaatagggacttttctttctttagggaatctgtttctttttctgcccATTGGTAGAGTACAGTGAAACACTAATTACTTAATAGTCGTAGCACACTACGGATTGATTAGTCATTTCACTGAATATTATCCAAGGACCGCAATCACAGCCACAGGCCAACTAGCCAGGTCAGAGAATTGCTAAACATGGTAATTTCTTGAATTATGATTTTGCATTATGTAGACTTTGAAAGATATAAAAGGTAACTTCTCAGCTTTGTTTTAGTGAGAAAAAGATAGGCCTCCAAGGATCTCAGAGTCACTTTACACTTCATCTGACATGGGAAACCtacactgaatcagaatcttttgGTGGTGAACAGAGACTCATTCAAAGTTGTGCCCAAAGGATAGGTGTTTACTATGAAAGGGAAACCAGAATACAGTTTGCAAAGTGGATGGATCCAGTGAAGCCTTAGAGACCTGGATACTCATATCCCCCTGGGGAGCAGGTGTTTGTTGCTCTTATTCCATCACTGGGTCTCAGCTTCTCTTAGAGTTTGCTTCTACCATTTCTGCCCACACACACCTTCTACTTCATCCCAAGGGTTTTCTGCTTACTCCACTGTTCTGCTTCCTGGAGGCCCATTTTTTCTACTCCAGCCTCAAGCCCTCTTTCAGCTTTACTCTTTCTATGGATCAGCTCATTCTTTGCTCTTCCCTTTCAATTTTGAAGGGAGAATCTGATTGGCTTACTCAATTATTAGAGTCCCTGTTGGGTAAGGATTGTTTGTTCCAAGTCACCTTCTAGGAGGTAGGCCAGTTTATGGATTGTGTGCTCTTGGGTCACATGATCACCCTTACTCCAATCAGCTATGGGGAGGGTAGTTTTCTTGGTTATTTGTGCAACCTTTGCCTTAGGAATAGTTTGGGttatttcagtttcctttttaagGGGATTCTGGGTACAGCaagcatctctctgtctctctctctctttggcgTGCAAGTAAAGAACAGTGAATAAAACAACGGTGACTAAAAGAAAAGGAGTATAAATAGACCGATTGAGCTAGGTAGTTAAATGTAGGAAATACTAAATGAAGAAGAGACGAAAGTTATATTCACTCCGGATCAAGAACTGGCATTGCCCGAGCAAAATTTCTTTGCAAGAGAACAGGTTGAAGaatgcacccccctccccccaaatcgGACTATCCTCCTGCCTTGTTGTAGTTTCCTGGAGACCCCTGctgctggcctccagaaccaAAGTCGTGTTCCTTCGAGAGCCCAGCAGTCATCACATTGGTGGCACTTTATTTCTGACGTTAGGAGAGAGATACTGGCAGGAAATCGATGCCCAGGATCAGatgcgggtggggggggggatggaggggggatCACTGGCCCCGAGGGGCGCAGGGGAAGGTGGCGGTAATCGCAGTTCGAGTCCGTGTTCCTAGAAGCCTCGGGCGCCCTGCCACCTGTCTGGAGTCGGCCCCTTCCCAGGCGTCTGCTCCGCAGTTTCCTCCCCATAGGCTTGTCCCTGGGAGTGTGGGCGGCCCCTTTCTGGAGCGCTTAAACTCTtacctcccaccccctcctccacaCCAGCCTTTCTCTTCTGCATCAGTCACTTCCTTCCTCAGCCTCTTCCTCCTCGGTGTGTTGAAGAAGACGACCCGGCCCGCACCCACGCTGCACCAGCTTTTCCTCGGAAAGTCAGAAGAGGCGGAAAGGTGAGTGGGCCCCCCGGCAAGGTGACGGGCAGGTGTCAAGGATGGACGGGGGGGTCCGGTGGAGGCCCGCGGACGGCGATCGGGAGGTGCGGACGCGCGTGGAGCTCGCACCCGGCGCTGGGCTGAGACCCCGCGCGGGGACCCGAgggcgcgccccccgcccccgcccctcccgccgcctcccgccgcgGCTCACGTGACAtcgcgcgggccggggccggggcccgggaAGCCCGCAGCGCGGCGAGGTTTCCTTCGCGGTGCGGCCGGGCCGCTTTGCGCTtgcagggggcgcggggggcgttCTGCAGCGCCGCGCGGGCAAGGGCTGGGGCCGAGGGGCGAGGCTCCCCCGGGGACTGCGGAtcgcggcggggtggggggtgagcgCCCCGGGGGGTTTCGGGGAGCCCCGGGCCGGGGCGTCTCGGTGGCCGGGCAGGGGAGCTGGCTTTCGCCGGGGCGCACGGGCGCGGACGGGCGGCGCCGGCGAGACAAAGGCTTCCGGGACGCGCGGCCCTCCCCGGGGCTgccccggagccccccgcgccccgcgccccgccccgcgcccgtgCCGGTGCCGGGGTGGCCGTGGGCGGCCTGCGGGGACCGGGGCTTCGGACCCCTTCCGGGCCAGTCCCAAACTTGGAGCAGGGATGACCAAATATGGAGCGTGTGCGCGCCGCGGGCGGGCAGGAAGGAACCCAAGTCCTCCTTGACCCGGGAGGGCCGCGGGCGGCTAGGCAGGGCTTGCGAGGCTCGGCCGGAAAAGGTGGCCGGCCCCAGGGGGTGGTGCCCGGCcccagggggggggggggggccgggcccAGGGGGTGGTGCCCGGCCCCTCGGGGTGGACGTGCAGCTGGCGGCGGCTTCCCGGGCGCCCCACTCCAGCAGGGGTATTCCTCGAGCCTTAGAAAACCTCCTTGTATTGCTTCTAAACTTAAAAACTGGGAGAAGGTCCTTAAGTACATTCTCGAGCGTATACCGAGGGTGGAGCTTTTCGGCCTGCGGCCCAATCCGCCGACAAGCCGCTTTCTTTGTGATTCCCACGCACAAAGCCTAATTAGATTCTGACACAGTTAGAGGACCCGGCTAGCATCTGCCACCGCCTTCCCCTGAGCTCCCACTGAGGATCTCTTTCTTTCACTGGGCTTGCTCTGCTCATGGCCTCTCCCCATTGTTCTTGATCTTGCAGCTTACTCCAGCCCAGCCTTCTGTCCTTACCAACTGTCGGGGGCCTCAAGGATTGTGGAACAACAATGAGTACTCCCCCACTGTGTCCCCgctaaataataaagaaatgaatcatACCAAATTGTATGTGCTAGCAAGAGTTCCTAAACGTGTTGTTTTCCTACTTGCAGGGGTCTGGGCGGGGAGCTTTTCTGGCTTTGTCAGTGTTCTGCCTTAGTATGTACTCAGCATGTAATATTCCATACAAACACCACTCACTAGTATATTTAGCACACTTTGCATAACGACcaggaagaagatgaagaagcggaagagaaaaaaaacagaatgatggTGTAGCAACAGCATTTAATTGTAGGGAGTCCCTCTGAGCCAGTTCTGGAGTAGGTAAAATGGGTTTAAGTAATACATTCTTTGCAAGGTTTCTTAGGATTACATGAATTAGCATAGATAAGGAGTCTCGTGTGGaattaattataaagaaatgCCGGTTGCCTTTCTTTAAATTGGATCTGCATACATCTGCTTAATATGATACAGGTATTCACACTACTTCATAGTGGGATTTCCTCTTTAAGTCTCGTTACTAAAGGAGAGCTAGGTCTGAAGTGTGCTGctgattgtgtatgtgtgtgtgtgtgtgggggggcaatGTTAAAGAGGTACATGTGTGGGAGAAGTCAGAAAATCTGAGAATTGGAGAGGACTGCAATCCCCTTGCATATTGTCTTCTGCCTCAGGCTAATTTCCTCACTAACTGGCACATCCATACTGCTGCATCAGTGTTACCAGTAACAGCTGCGAGCTTCATTGTTAGACAACAGTTTTGAttataaggaaatttttttcttatatggctCTCAAGTCTATTACATCCGTCCATCCTACCCAATAGAGCCGCATGAAACAACActattacataaatacataaaaggagctttattttattttaaagattttatttacttattcatgagacaggcagagggagaagcaggctccatgcagggagcacaacgtgggactcgatcctgggtctccaggatcacgccccgggctgaattgaaggcaggcactcaaccgctgagccacctaggcgtcccataaaagctttaattttaagaaatggttGCAGGTCTTCTCTAGGCTGACTTTATGGGTCAACATTCTTTAGAGTACAAGTGACAGAAGCTCAATCAAACCAGCACAGGCAAAACCAGGAAAGATTGTTTCATGCAACTGGAAAGTCTGCAGTCATATATAGGCTCAGTCATTGTAATGTGGCTGGACTTTTCTCAGTGCTAACTTTATTCCTGATGGGCTGTTTTCACGTGGTAACAGTTTACATTAGGGGCTCTAAAGTGATATCTTCAAACCTAGTAGGAGAGTGTGTTTTACTGATCATTCTGGCAAAATTCCTGGGCTGAATCTAATTGTTCAGGACGGGATCACTGACCTTGGGTCCCAAATCAATTATTCTGGCTCTAACCCACTCCTGGAATTTCGAGTGAGGCTCTACTGACATCCTTGGATTTAGAGTAAGGAAGAAAAGACTGGACCCAACCAAAAATTACACTGCTGGAGCAGAATGCAGAATGGGTGCCGAGCAGATAAAGTGACGACTGCCCACCTCACTAACATCTGTAGGGTTTTTCTACCATTGTTTTCATGACGTATCTTTCTGTTGTATCTTCtgattatattttaactttttagcATCTCTCAAATGATCTCAAACTGAATACAATGTTATAGTTTCACCAACTGGGAAGTTCTCAATATTTGGACACTATAATTTTTGGTATTGATTTTTATGTAGACACATTAACCCAAGATGTTGCATTTTATTGCAATAAACACTTGTTAAATTATAATATCCACACAAATATTGTAGCAGATAGTAGTGGTGCATTTCATTATGAGCTGATAGAAACCCGGGGCACCAATCACTATCACTTAAATCatccttgtttttaaaagttaccaGGAATTAGTTACAATGTGTCTAGATATAACGGTTTCTTCTAAATTATCACTCCTAAGCACACCACTCATACAACCCTACTTTTTAGTTCCTTATTTGATTTGAAAATAGACTGAATTGATGCATGTTCTGCCAATTGCTCATACTTTCTGACTCTCATGTTGTGCTTTTGGTGAGTTATTGCCTTTGTAGGGAAacttttcaggggtgcctggctcaggtcatgatcccggcggctgggggtgggggtggggtgggggagtgggggctgggatggagccccatgatgggctccctgctcagcggggagtctgcttctccctctcctccctgcttgtgccctctctcgctatctctgtctttctctctcaagtaagtaaataaaatcttaaaaaaaaataatgtaaaaaggaAACTCTTTACTGCCCTTACTTCTTTGACCCTTGATGGTTGGAGTTCTCTCCCCCACATCCACCTCCTCTTTCCCtatttcttgctctcttctccctttttgaAGGTGTTTGCTATGCCTCTTTACCTCCCTTTTCTGTCTCCGGATAGATATTGGTCGTTTCCTGCATCGAGAGTCttttccagggacgcctgggtggctccacggttgagcgtctgcctttggctcaggccgtgatcctggagatctgaggttgagtcccacgtcgggctccctgcatggagcctgcttctccctctgcttgtgtctctgcctctctctctgtgtctctcatgaataaataaataaaatcttaaaaaaaaaaaaaagccgagaAACATAATTCCAGGGAAGTGGAATGGAGAGGGTGCCCAATGCTGTGGGGGAGCGCTCCTCCACCAGGGCTtcggggaaggcttcctggaggaagtctCCTCTAAGCTGGGGCTGGATGTGTGGGAGTTAGCGGCAAGAAAGAGGAATAGCAGTAGTCCGGGTAGAGACACAGTATGTGTGAAGGTTGGAGGTGAGAGAGCCAGACAATTTGAGGAATAGAAAGAAGCTCCATGTAGCTGCAGCCCAGGGTTGGGGGGCTAGGGTGGAGGAGGCTATGATGGTGTGAAGCCCCCGGCGGGAGACCACCTAGTGAACCGAGGTGGGTCTCTCAGCTGCTCTTAGTCCTGGACTCCTCCTTATCTGAGACGAATGATGCTCACCACCAACTCTCCACTGCAGTCGGGCTGTACTGGACACTGCCCCGGGAAGGCCACGGCGCCCCGCAGGTGACCCAGAGTCATCATCACCCTGTCCTGACAGTATTAAAGCTGCCCTGTATTGATCTGCTTTCCGCACTAGACCGCAGGCTCCGGAAGGGTTGGAAGTGTGTTCCTTTATCTCGGGAACTCCAGCTTCTATCTTAGGGCTTGCCTCAAATGTGCTGTGCGCTTCCTCCTTTGCTTCTGGGCTTTTGCATGCACTCTTCCCCACTCATAGGGCTCCCTTTGCCAACTGTCTACCTGGCCCACATCTCTTCAGTGACCTCCACAAAGTCTTCCGCGGCTTCCACCTTtgtcagatgaatggataaagaagatttgtatacacacacatacacacacacacacacacacacacactggaatattcctcagccatcagaaagggtAAATACCTCCCAtttacttcaatgtggatggaactggagggtattatgctgaatgaaataagtcagtcggagaaagacaattatatggtttcactcatgtggaatataagaaatagtgcagaggatcataaaggaaggagggaaaaccgagtggggaaaaattagagaggaagacaaaccatgagagactcctaactctgggaagtaaACAATGGCTTACacaaagggaggtggggggagggggaatggggtaactgggtgatgggcattgaagAAGGCACATGAtaagatgaacactgggtgttatactgcatgttggcaaatgaaattaaaaaaataatgatgaaactaagctaaaacatctgatcaattaaaaaatagagtgaaaaaaaaaaaaaacactgtcgCATTGCTATTACTCATTGCAggtctttctctgcttcttccctgaGGGCAGGTCCTGTGTCACCTTTGTGGTTTTGGTGCAGAGCACCATGAGGATGGGGTTAGAGTTTTATAGTGGGTGCTGCATTCTTGCCAATATCCTGTGTAGAATAAGAGTGGGGTCAGCACAAAGGGGCAATGATGAAGATAGAGGAGAAATGGAAGTCCGGTGTCATGCAGGTTACACAAGTATTTTTAGGAAGCGGAACATGGTAAATTAACAGTGACAATTgaaacatgggaaaaaaaaaagatgaccctTGGATTTGGCAAGATGTGCTTAATAGGATATAGAAATGGTAATAATATAggcattcttttctctctcaggcAGCAATGAATGTGGATCACGAAGTTAATCTTTTAGTGGAGGAAATCCATCGTCTAGGTTCAAAAAGTAAGTATTATAATAAGGTCATAGTATTCTGAATTTATCTCAGAGCAGGTAGGACCAACTTTTTTGGTAACCTAGGACTTCAGGACATAGTTATAGCAGCTCTGCCCTCAGCCATGGAGTGGTTTCTGGAGACAAAGCCTTTGGGATATTGTGAATTTGATGCAAAGAAAATTGCTGTGTTTCTTTAATCTGGCTGCATTGAAATCTGGTGATTGAattgtattcatatttttatttgtcacactattaaaattaatttgttttatctTGACACCATCTTACAAACTTCTAAATGACTAGGGACTCGAATTAAAATTACACCATATTGTCTCTATTTTCTCCAAATTCTTGAGTTTTGTCAGGTATTTATGTACATGTAACTAAAAGAAACCATATCCTTTACAcagttggtttttttaaaagatttatttattttagagagagacagagagagaatggaaaagctgagggaggggcagagggagaaggagaaggagagaatctcaagcagattccctgctgagctcagccCTGGACTCAGGGCTCTGTCTGCTTTTAAATAACAAATCACTTGAAATAAGACATAGTTGGAAAATGCCATTGAGCTGTTAGTATATCAAATGTCCCTTGTACTAGTTCTCCACTGTTGTTCtgaatcttcttttcttctctctctctctttttttttttttaagattttatttatttatttgagagagagcgcacaagcacaagcaggggtggggaggcagagggagaagtagactccccactgagcagggagcccgaggcagggctcaatcccaggacctcaggatcatgacccaagccaaaggcagatgcccaagcaactgagccacctaggcaccccataaATCTTATTTTCAATAGTGATTGCTCTACCTGAGTTCCTCATTTCTACCTTTCCAATTTCTTTGGAGTTCTGTGAGGTCCTGTTGCTCTTGGGAGTAGTACTATTTAGATTGTTAAAGATATTAAGgatgtattttaaataacttggGGATTTTCTTCTCAGATCTGTCTCCATGTTTAGCCTAGTGTTTATTGGTTGGATTCAATTGCATTTACATTTCTGACCTCTACCCTAGAACAGTTATTATTCTACTAAGGGAAATTGAATTTGCACTTCAAAATTAGCAGCTTTACAAATTAGAAGACCATAAGGTAATTATCATAATTTCTGTAAGGATGAAGCATTTTGAACTTTGCAGCTTCACCAGGCCTCCTTCACTTATCTATTCCTGGAAATAATTTACTTCCTGAGTTGGAAAGTGTCTATGGAGATATGTTATCTATGGACAGGTTATGGTTAATTATGTAAGTTGTGTCAGGGATAATTTTGACTAAATTATGATTTAGGCTAATCCTTTTTAGACTAATCTAAATATGTTTTAGGTGAAGCTTGTATTGATGAATTTAGTTTTatctacttcttttattttttttatttttatttatttattttttaaagattttatttatttattcatgatagtcacacacacacagagagagagagagagagagagaggcagagacacaggcagagggagaagcaggctccatatagggagcctgacgtgggattcgatcctgggtctccaggatcgcgccctgggccaaaggcaggcgccaaaccgctgcgccacccagggatccctacttcttttatttttgtcttcaaatttttacttaaagtCTCGTTAGTTAacatatttatctatttcttttaaaattaaattctttaaagtCTCATTTTtcatccagtggaaaaaaaattaagtggataAAGATTATTTGGAGATttaaattctttcattcaacaagtatttcttgAGTGCCGTCTTTGTGCTCAAATGCTAGACatgtgaaaataaacaaaattccatCTCAGCCTCTGTGGCCCTTTTTAGGTAGCAGGAAGACAGACAAATGGACTGGAGGTGTGGATCGGGAAGTGGTTATTTGCATatgctctggagtcagactctCTTAAGAGTGAATCCCAGCTACCCTACAACttactgtgtgaccctggacacattactaaacatttttatgccttggtttccttatttggaaataatattctatttcaatgattcaaagacatttttccctaaactttaaaatctctaaaataagaatgcattttttttttaagattttacttatttattcatgagacacacagagaaaggcagagacataggcagagggagaagcagactccctgaagggagcctgttGTTGGACtaaatcccag contains:
- the ABRACL gene encoding costars family protein ABRACL isoform X1; the protein is MKKRRKLYSLRIKNWHCPSKISLQENSLFLLGVLKKTTRPAPTLHQLFLGKSEEAESLLQPSLLSLPTVGGLKDCGTTMSTPPLCPR